The proteins below are encoded in one region of bacterium:
- a CDS encoding sigma-54 dependent transcriptional regulator yields MTQRHLRIVLVDDDPEIAQAVVNYLAPEKYHIRVIGDGALVMTAVREEAPDVVILDVHLPSMSGLEILRQIKAETPQTPVIIVSGYVSTDNAIEAMRQGAFEYLTKPFRLAELERVLGRATGQNAGDHIPDDENVPLDGDQILGKSPEMVAVAKMIGQIALTDAPVLIIGETGTGKELVARAIVRNSARHKAPFFSVSCSGASPQSLEAELFGTFADGRTVRGKLEMANGGTIFLDEVADLSLLAQSRLYRVLEEKMSEPLEGGEKRPVNVRVIAASNQSLVDAMKEGRFRVDLFYMLKAVSVHLPPLRERKADIRLLCDYFGRKYSRMEHRPHKPLSTQAYERLLHYHWPGNVRELENAVHMAVLLSRESELMPEDFPVLADVRPAVSLDTDQVRQECRDIFARILAQVFDKAAAAAPGRVYADITAALEETLVEAALAATEQNQVRAAQLLGISRNTLRERMKRMAPQAGAEAVTAGRAQTEPATRF; encoded by the coding sequence TTGACTCAGCGCCATTTACGCATCGTACTCGTCGACGACGATCCCGAGATCGCCCAGGCGGTGGTCAACTATCTCGCCCCCGAAAAGTACCACATCCGCGTCATCGGTGATGGCGCGCTGGTCATGACGGCGGTGCGGGAAGAGGCCCCCGACGTGGTCATTCTCGATGTCCATCTGCCGTCGATGTCCGGACTGGAGATCCTCCGCCAGATCAAGGCCGAAACTCCGCAGACCCCCGTCATCATCGTCTCCGGCTATGTCTCCACCGACAACGCCATTGAGGCGATGCGCCAGGGGGCCTTCGAATACCTGACCAAGCCGTTCCGTCTGGCCGAACTGGAGCGCGTCCTCGGACGCGCCACCGGCCAGAACGCCGGCGATCACATCCCCGACGACGAAAACGTGCCCCTGGACGGCGACCAGATTCTCGGCAAGTCGCCGGAGATGGTCGCGGTCGCCAAGATGATCGGGCAGATCGCGCTGACCGACGCGCCGGTGTTGATCATCGGCGAGACCGGCACCGGCAAGGAACTGGTGGCGCGCGCCATCGTCCGCAACTCCGCCCGCCACAAGGCGCCGTTTTTCTCCGTCTCCTGCAGCGGCGCCTCGCCGCAGTCGCTGGAGGCCGAGCTGTTCGGCACCTTTGCCGATGGCCGTACCGTCCGCGGCAAACTCGAAATGGCCAACGGCGGCACCATCTTCCTCGATGAGGTCGCCGATCTGTCCCTGCTGGCGCAAAGCCGTCTCTACCGTGTCCTTGAAGAGAAAATGTCCGAGCCGCTCGAAGGCGGCGAGAAGCGCCCGGTCAACGTCCGGGTGATCGCCGCCTCCAACCAGAGCCTGGTCGACGCGATGAAGGAAGGCCGCTTCCGCGTGGACCTCTTCTATATGTTGAAGGCGGTTTCGGTTCACCTGCCGCCGTTGCGCGAGCGCAAGGCCGACATCCGCCTGCTCTGCGACTACTTCGGGCGCAAGTACTCGCGCATGGAGCATCGGCCGCACAAGCCGCTGTCGACGCAGGCCTACGAGCGCCTGCTGCACTACCACTGGCCAGGCAACGTGCGCGAACTGGAAAACGCCGTCCATATGGCGGTGCTCCTGTCGCGTGAGTCCGAACTGATGCCGGAGGATTTCCCGGTGCTGGCCGATGTCCGGCCCGCCGTGTCGCTGGACACCGACCAGGTGCGCCAGGAGTGTCGCGACATTTTTGCCCGGATCCTCGCGCAGGTCTTCGACAAGGCCGCGGCCGCGGCGCCGGGACGGGTCTATGCCGACATTACCGCGGCGCTGGAGGAGACGTTGGTCGAAGCGGCGCTGGCCGCCACCGAACAGAATCAGGTGCGCGCCGCGCAACTGCTGGGCATCTCGCGCAACACCCTGCGCGAACGCATGAAGCGCATGGCGCCGCAGGCGGGCGCCGAGGCGGTCACTGCCGGGCGCGCCCAGACCGAGCCGGCAACACGCTTCTAA
- the pilM gene encoding type IV pilus assembly protein PilM: protein MGFPFKRRNKSVAALDIGANALKFVRLDRHSDGFTLSAAGIREMPPEALVSHEIKDRDAIILNIQSLLDQCDPRTDEVVVSIAGHGVITDKFEVDLKTGGEAEQAILFEAEQRSPFDVDDVSMDYHILRTDPDRGKMEVLLVAARREFLQEYLHLIEDAGLKTNMVDTDAFAVLNAYQINYEIDPERVTALVNIGFDTTNVIFLKDGSYHSTRDVSAGGRMIYEAIQREFRLNQELAAKVLKGELESTVDQDMLRATVRNAADELLTGMEVAFSYFRTLAKTDAVDWIVLSGGGALIPYLPESVQSKLGIPIEIFNPLRNIEYDPELFGGIDPEKIAPLLAVGVGLASREV, encoded by the coding sequence ATGGGCTTTCCATTCAAACGCCGTAACAAGTCGGTCGCCGCGCTCGACATCGGCGCCAACGCGCTGAAGTTCGTGCGCCTGGATCGACACTCCGATGGGTTCACCCTGTCGGCCGCCGGCATCCGTGAAATGCCGCCCGAGGCCCTGGTCTCCCACGAGATCAAGGACCGCGACGCGATCATCCTCAATATCCAGAGTCTGCTGGACCAGTGCGATCCCCGCACCGACGAGGTGGTCGTCTCGATCGCCGGACACGGCGTCATCACCGACAAATTCGAAGTCGATCTCAAGACCGGCGGCGAGGCCGAACAGGCCATCCTCTTCGAGGCCGAACAACGCTCGCCCTTCGACGTCGACGACGTCTCCATGGACTACCACATCCTGCGGACCGACCCCGACCGCGGCAAGATGGAGGTCCTCCTCGTCGCCGCGCGCCGCGAGTTTCTGCAGGAGTATCTGCATTTGATCGAGGACGCCGGCCTGAAGACCAACATGGTCGACACCGACGCCTTCGCGGTGCTCAACGCCTACCAGATCAACTACGAGATCGATCCGGAGCGTGTCACCGCGCTGGTCAACATCGGCTTTGACACCACCAACGTGATCTTCCTCAAGGATGGTTCCTACCACTCGACCCGCGACGTCTCCGCGGGCGGGCGGATGATCTACGAGGCCATTCAGCGCGAGTTCCGTCTCAACCAGGAACTGGCCGCCAAGGTGCTCAAAGGCGAGCTGGAGTCGACGGTCGATCAGGACATGCTGCGCGCCACCGTGCGCAACGCCGCCGACGAATTGCTCACCGGCATGGAAGTGGCGTTTTCGTACTTCCGCACCCTGGCCAAGACCGACGCCGTCGATTGGATCGTGTTGTCCGGCGGCGGCGCCCTGATCCCGTATCTGCCCGAGAGCGTGCAGTCCAAACTCGGCATCCCGATTGAGATCTTTAACCCGCTGCGGAACATTGAATACGATCCCGAACTGTTCGGCGGCATCGACCCGGAAAAGATCGCCCCGCTTCTGGCGGTGGGCGTCGGATTGGCTTCGCGCGAGGTCTGA
- a CDS encoding PilN domain-containing protein — protein MSMIEINLLPRELRRSTSGLAVPKSAITGIIGAVIFAGVLGGLTFWQTQRLAAVEADITRAQAKVESMRADIELVDRLTNVKASIAQRLEAIEALDRNRGEWVRNLEDIVAVIPDYLWLTGFRRNDFKANRPGRGQTDSTAAPVNNDYLFDGYCYSLSSLANLILNMQDSPRFSDVSLKRANFTDVKDRKVYEFTVFCLLQPVSDGEGTGDEAVNPAELGIDPNALATEVSVYDETMDDGE, from the coding sequence ATGTCAATGATTGAAATCAATCTACTGCCACGCGAACTGCGCCGCTCCACAAGCGGCCTCGCCGTCCCGAAATCGGCCATCACCGGCATCATCGGCGCGGTGATCTTCGCCGGCGTTCTGGGCGGCCTCACCTTCTGGCAAACCCAGCGCCTGGCCGCCGTCGAAGCCGACATCACCCGCGCACAGGCCAAGGTCGAAAGCATGCGCGCCGACATCGAGCTGGTCGACCGCCTGACCAACGTCAAGGCGTCGATCGCCCAGCGCCTCGAGGCCATCGAGGCCCTCGACCGCAACCGCGGCGAGTGGGTGCGCAACCTCGAAGACATCGTCGCGGTCATCCCCGACTACCTCTGGCTGACGGGGTTCCGCCGCAATGACTTCAAGGCCAACCGCCCCGGACGCGGCCAGACCGATTCCACCGCCGCCCCGGTCAACAACGACTACCTCTTCGACGGCTACTGCTACTCGCTGTCGAGCCTGGCCAATCTCATCCTCAACATGCAGGATTCGCCGCGCTTCTCCGATGTGTCGCTCAAGCGCGCCAACTTCACCGACGTCAAGGACCGCAAGGTCTATGAATTCACCGTCTTTTGCCTCCTCCAGCCGGTGTCCGATGGCGAAGGCACCGGCGACGAGGCGGTCAACCCGGCCGAACTGGGCATCGATCCCAACGCGCTGGCAACCGAAGTTTCGGTCTACGACGAAACGATGGACGACGGGGAATAA
- the pilO gene encoding type 4a pilus biogenesis protein PilO → MDLRNPTTQKWLLAGLACCAAAYFWYTKVYVDYQEKIDASYTRLEALETEVKNVEMKFRTLDALKQEYNDIVSRYRNVSQLLPEENQLSPLLTKIHGAALETSSRVATVDPQPPVDEGFYQRESFNLTVHSTFHDFGDFLSRLSNLPFIVNVQDVELATVEDQNNPEMETGGYTLTARLTISTYHVKESERLILLDQPSIAQTPGE, encoded by the coding sequence ATGGACCTGAGGAACCCCACAACGCAAAAATGGCTTCTGGCGGGACTGGCGTGTTGCGCGGCCGCTTACTTCTGGTACACCAAGGTGTACGTCGACTACCAGGAGAAAATCGACGCCTCCTACACGCGTCTCGAAGCGCTCGAGACCGAGGTCAAGAACGTCGAAATGAAGTTCCGGACCCTCGATGCGCTCAAGCAGGAGTACAATGACATCGTCTCCCGCTACCGCAACGTCTCCCAGTTGCTGCCGGAGGAGAACCAGCTCTCGCCGCTTTTGACCAAGATCCACGGCGCGGCGCTGGAGACCTCCTCGCGCGTCGCCACCGTCGATCCCCAGCCCCCCGTCGACGAGGGCTTCTACCAGCGCGAGAGCTTCAATTTGACGGTGCACTCAACCTTCCACGACTTCGGCGACTTTCTGTCGCGGCTGTCGAACCTGCCGTTCATCGTCAACGTGCAGGACGTCGAATTGGCGACCGTCGAAGACCAGAACAATCCCGAAATGGAGACCGGCGGCTACACGCTCACCGCGCGGCTGACCATCTCCACTTATCACGTTAAAGAATCCGAGCGCCTGATCCTTCTGGATCAGCCGTCGATTGCGCAAACGCCGGGGGAGTAA
- a CDS encoding AMIN domain-containing protein, with translation MKRLDKIVSLVTVGAVVCAVALPAIAGAATPVRNLTLAKNGDFTEITLPVPSSQLCDHFTEPATAARPFRIVLNICNAEHALTQQHFVNLPPCVVQKIRTSQFAPNPEPVVRVVLDLTKSATYTVRAEADRLVIAIADASPAFAAWNANADAPILAQAVAPTKTETPAVEKPKVNPPTAAPSAPVETKPAQSLTAEPVLTQNEPVNNAPVTAADLAGPNAATATAATDVTPNTDAPAPSFSLPSQPLVLAPEYLSAAREAETAMKQPESATAPVNPDNNAPPMLAATNDPLANLGLPPENTTTDTATTQEALIDRLKAKFFSNNRAPKPYLTEEGILIEQLQNMDSAVYGPPTPGTEIDREALLERIRLASQHPGIPANMLPSVPGGPARVEVFYDDLGRRDPFEPLLKGLRSGFISEALPSVETLRMVGVLKDEERAMALMEDTEGHSYIMRPGDPVENGRVLSVGEMRTVIQVDEYGWTRTVVLQLSPRGADPSKALGANSWGPDETETVTPTPAAPATTAPAPTTPQPQGN, from the coding sequence ATGAAGCGACTGGATAAGATCGTAAGTCTCGTGACGGTCGGCGCCGTCGTCTGCGCCGTGGCCCTCCCCGCGATCGCCGGGGCCGCCACGCCGGTGCGGAATCTCACCCTCGCCAAAAACGGGGACTTCACCGAGATCACCCTGCCGGTGCCGTCGTCGCAGTTGTGCGATCATTTCACCGAGCCGGCCACCGCGGCCCGGCCGTTCCGCATTGTTCTCAACATCTGCAATGCCGAGCACGCGTTGACGCAGCAGCACTTCGTCAACCTGCCGCCGTGCGTCGTGCAGAAGATTCGCACCAGCCAGTTCGCGCCGAATCCGGAGCCGGTTGTCCGCGTCGTTCTCGACTTGACGAAGTCGGCGACCTACACCGTGCGCGCCGAGGCCGACCGTCTGGTGATCGCGATCGCCGACGCCTCGCCGGCGTTCGCCGCCTGGAACGCGAACGCCGACGCGCCGATCCTGGCCCAGGCCGTGGCGCCGACAAAGACTGAAACGCCCGCGGTGGAAAAGCCCAAGGTCAATCCGCCGACCGCCGCTCCGTCCGCTCCGGTCGAAACCAAGCCCGCGCAGTCGCTGACCGCCGAGCCGGTCCTCACCCAGAACGAACCGGTCAACAATGCGCCGGTCACCGCCGCCGATCTGGCCGGCCCGAACGCCGCCACGGCCACGGCCGCGACCGACGTGACGCCGAACACCGACGCGCCCGCGCCGAGTTTCTCGCTGCCCTCGCAGCCGCTGGTCCTGGCGCCCGAATATCTCTCCGCCGCCCGGGAAGCCGAGACGGCAATGAAACAGCCGGAGAGCGCCACGGCCCCGGTCAACCCGGACAACAACGCGCCCCCGATGCTGGCGGCCACCAATGACCCGCTGGCCAATCTCGGACTGCCGCCGGAAAACACGACGACCGACACCGCGACCACGCAGGAAGCGCTGATCGATCGCCTCAAAGCCAAATTCTTCAGCAACAACCGCGCGCCCAAGCCCTATCTGACCGAAGAGGGGATCTTGATCGAGCAGTTGCAGAACATGGACAGCGCGGTCTATGGCCCGCCGACGCCGGGCACGGAAATCGACCGCGAGGCGCTCTTGGAGCGCATCCGCCTTGCCTCGCAGCATCCGGGCATTCCCGCCAACATGCTGCCGTCGGTGCCGGGCGGCCCGGCCCGCGTCGAGGTCTTTTACGATGACCTCGGCCGCCGCGACCCGTTCGAGCCCCTGCTCAAAGGCCTGCGCTCGGGCTTCATCTCCGAAGCGCTGCCCAGCGTCGAGACCCTGCGCATGGTCGGCGTGCTGAAGGATGAGGAACGCGCCATGGCGCTGATGGAAGACACGGAAGGGCACTCGTACATCATGCGCCCCGGCGACCCGGTCGAAAACGGCCGCGTCCTGTCGGTGGGCGAGATGCGCACCGTCATTCAAGTGGACGAATACGGATGGACCCGCACCGTGGTCCTGCAGTTGTCGCCGCGCGGCGCCGATCCTTCGAAGGCGCTCGGGGCCAACAGCTGGGGACCCGACGAAACGGAAACCGTGACGCCGACTCCGGCCGCGCCGGCCACCACCGCGCCCGCGCCGACGACGCCACAGCCACAGGGTAATTGA
- the pilQ gene encoding type IV pilus secretin PilQ, protein MRRTEHRRTRWTGAALLLAGIIGLALLFASPASSEPIKNINFQNADIRSVINFLAEYGGVNMVAAPNVQGQVTLNLKNVEWRQALEILANTYGLKVVDEPEGYVHVLLMKDFMEREAERERHNNEQRQIVDLETKFFPIKHANAKDIIPPVKSILSTRGKVEVDVRTNGLLVSDEPGNLVRLEKFIAEMDRETRQVKIAAKMVEVSSDYLHELGVSWQVNSEGEDSRGRDYFNEGVTDGADRLADPFGQYTFTTIQNGWELEARIAALVSDGKGKIVAHPEITTVDNKEARIQVGQKVPVKQFSATGDVVITFEEVGTILRVTPHITSDNRILLQMKPERSSFFFDPSGIVINTSNAETNVVVENGQTAVVGGLTTQDEIVTETGIPVLKDIPVIGVLFKSKSTSQESRDLVIFVTPTIVDPALMGAADTEGTTHAPGTN, encoded by the coding sequence ATGCGACGCACCGAACACCGCCGCACACGCTGGACGGGCGCGGCACTGCTCTTGGCCGGAATCATCGGTCTTGCCCTGCTCTTCGCGAGTCCGGCGAGCTCCGAGCCGATCAAGAACATCAATTTCCAGAACGCCGACATCCGTTCGGTCATCAACTTCCTGGCCGAGTACGGCGGCGTCAACATGGTGGCCGCCCCCAACGTCCAGGGACAGGTGACCCTGAACCTGAAGAACGTCGAGTGGCGCCAGGCCCTCGAAATCCTCGCCAACACCTACGGCCTCAAGGTGGTCGATGAGCCCGAAGGGTATGTCCATGTCCTGCTGATGAAGGACTTCATGGAACGCGAGGCCGAGCGCGAACGCCACAACAACGAACAGCGGCAGATCGTCGACCTCGAAACCAAGTTCTTCCCGATCAAGCACGCCAACGCCAAGGACATCATCCCGCCGGTCAAGTCGATCCTCTCGACCCGCGGCAAAGTGGAAGTCGATGTCCGCACCAACGGCCTGCTGGTCTCCGATGAGCCCGGCAACCTGGTCCGCCTCGAGAAGTTCATCGCCGAGATGGACCGCGAGACCCGCCAGGTGAAGATCGCCGCCAAGATGGTCGAAGTCTCCAGCGACTACCTGCACGAACTGGGTGTGAGCTGGCAGGTCAACTCCGAAGGCGAAGACTCGCGTGGACGCGACTACTTCAACGAGGGCGTCACCGACGGCGCCGACCGCCTCGCCGATCCGTTCGGCCAGTACACGTTCACCACGATTCAAAACGGCTGGGAGCTGGAAGCGAGGATCGCCGCGCTCGTCTCCGACGGCAAAGGCAAGATCGTCGCCCATCCCGAAATCACCACCGTCGACAACAAGGAAGCCCGCATCCAGGTCGGGCAGAAGGTGCCGGTCAAGCAGTTCTCCGCCACCGGCGACGTCGTCATCACCTTCGAGGAAGTCGGCACCATCCTGCGCGTCACCCCGCACATCACGTCCGACAACCGCATCCTGCTGCAGATGAAGCCGGAGCGCTCGTCGTTCTTCTTCGACCCGAGCGGCATCGTGATCAACACCAGCAACGCCGAGACCAACGTGGTCGTGGAAAACGGCCAGACCGCGGTCGTCGGCGGCCTCACCACGCAGGATGAGATCGTCACCGAGACCGGCATCCCGGTCCTCAAGGACATTCCGGTCATCGGCGTGCTGTTCAAATCGAAGAGCACTTCGCAGGAGTCGCGCGACCTGGTCATCTTCGTCACCCCGACCATCGTCGACCCGGCCCTGATGGGCGCCGCCGACACCGAGGGCACTACTCACGCCCCCGGCACCAATTAG
- a CDS encoding helix-turn-helix domain-containing protein has product MIREILNRVGDKWSVLVVALLGGGARRFSELRSTIDGISQRMLTTTLRGLERDGLIRRTVFPTTPPRVEYELTTQGRTLLKPIMALADWAERHRTAIKEARDRYDRAAPRPRAGRR; this is encoded by the coding sequence CTGATCCGCGAGATTCTCAATCGGGTGGGGGACAAGTGGAGCGTGTTGGTGGTGGCGCTGCTGGGGGGCGGGGCCAGGCGGTTCAGCGAGTTGCGTTCCACCATCGACGGCATCTCGCAGCGGATGTTGACCACGACGCTGCGCGGGCTGGAACGGGATGGACTGATCCGGCGCACCGTCTTCCCCACCACGCCGCCGCGGGTGGAGTATGAACTGACCACGCAGGGACGCACGCTGCTCAAGCCGATCATGGCCCTGGCGGACTGGGCCGAGCGGCATCGCACCGCGATCAAGGAGGCGCGTGATCGTTATGACCGTGCGGCCCCGCGTCCGCGCGCCGGCAGGAGATGA
- a CDS encoding TolC family protein, translated as MTRSASLVPATVLALGLTLFHTTAPLAQQRILPDSALAATLDSLSGMPLPLSEAVRHALANSTAVRAAQASYLAARGAARREAGAFDPELFFQLDYLDDEQPTASFFAGAPTLLTTTTTTTSGLRLRLPTGTSFELALNTTRLETNSGFAFLNPEYDAFGYLRFRQPLLRGFTASGARDYRRARRQRDAARARYEQAILAATAEVERAYWDLYATVRDYAVQILTVERGRALRRETELRAQAGLVGPNQVANARTFLAQQELLLLDLAEQLDTQSDRLASLIGVRPESGLSRFIPVGEPPARFVIAPIDSLVALAQRNNLDLRAAAQDVEAAEVLARAAGWELLPTVDLVGSVGGNGLAGSPQDVIFGDDTLRVERQGGLGDAISEVTGRDYPNWSVGIEVTIPIGFRQGRGERDRLKAEALLSRERQRELSRLLEERVRATHRELTNGQARLDAAREGVDAAQEQVRTGLIEFHNGRTTAFELVRLAADLAAAQQRYSEALARTAKAAATLRELAADPDAVTATP; from the coding sequence TTGACTCGATCCGCATCGCTTGTGCCGGCCACCGTTCTGGCGTTGGGGCTGACACTCTTTCATACGACGGCGCCTCTGGCGCAGCAGCGCATTCTGCCCGACAGCGCGCTCGCGGCGACGCTCGATAGTCTGTCGGGGATGCCCTTGCCGCTGTCGGAGGCCGTGCGGCACGCGCTGGCCAACTCGACGGCGGTCCGTGCCGCCCAGGCCTCCTATCTGGCCGCGCGCGGCGCCGCCCGCCGCGAAGCCGGTGCCTTCGATCCCGAACTGTTCTTCCAACTGGACTACCTGGACGATGAGCAGCCGACCGCCTCCTTCTTTGCCGGCGCGCCGACCCTGCTCACCACCACCACCACAACCACATCCGGCCTGCGCCTGCGTCTGCCGACCGGCACCAGTTTCGAATTGGCGCTCAACACCACCCGGTTGGAGACCAATTCCGGTTTCGCCTTTCTCAATCCGGAATACGACGCGTTCGGTTACTTGCGTTTCCGTCAGCCGCTCCTGCGCGGGTTCACCGCCTCCGGCGCCAGGGACTACCGTCGGGCGCGCCGGCAGCGCGATGCCGCGCGCGCGCGTTACGAACAGGCGATCCTCGCGGCCACCGCCGAGGTCGAACGCGCCTACTGGGACCTCTACGCCACCGTGCGCGATTACGCCGTGCAGATTCTGACCGTCGAGCGCGGCCGGGCGTTGCGGCGCGAGACCGAATTGCGCGCCCAGGCCGGGCTGGTCGGTCCCAACCAGGTCGCCAATGCCCGCACCTTCCTCGCGCAGCAGGAATTGCTTCTGCTTGATCTGGCCGAACAACTCGATACGCAGTCCGACCGGCTTGCTTCCTTGATCGGGGTCCGTCCCGAATCCGGCCTCTCGCGCTTCATCCCCGTCGGCGAGCCGCCGGCGCGTTTTGTGATCGCGCCGATCGACTCCCTGGTCGCCTTGGCGCAGCGCAACAACCTCGATCTGCGCGCGGCCGCGCAGGATGTCGAGGCCGCGGAGGTTCTCGCGCGCGCCGCCGGCTGGGAACTGCTGCCCACCGTCGACCTCGTCGGTTCGGTCGGCGGCAACGGGCTGGCAGGATCGCCGCAGGACGTCATCTTCGGCGATGACACGCTGCGCGTCGAGCGCCAGGGCGGTCTCGGCGATGCGATCAGCGAAGTGACCGGACGCGACTATCCCAACTGGAGCGTCGGCATCGAGGTCACCATTCCGATCGGATTCCGCCAGGGACGCGGCGAGCGCGACCGGCTCAAGGCCGAGGCGCTGCTCTCCCGGGAGCGCCAACGCGAACTGTCGCGGCTACTCGAAGAACGGGTCCGTGCCACCCACCGTGAATTGACCAACGGCCAGGCCCGGCTCGACGCCGCCCGTGAGGGTGTCGATGCCGCCCAGGAACAGGTGCGCACTGGTCTCATAGAATTTCATAATGGCCGCACCACCGCCTTCGAGCTGGTGCGTCTGGCGGCCGATCTGGCCGCCGCGCAGCAGCGCTACTCGGAGGCGCTGGCCCGGACCGCCAAGGCCGCCGCCACGCTGCGGGAACTGGCCGCCGACCCCGACGCGGTCACCGCGACGCCGTGA